The Brevibacillus brevis genome contains a region encoding:
- a CDS encoding YtnP family quorum-quenching lactonase — MVGNEWQVGQFQLSWLRGGLTKLDGGAMFGVVPKPLWSKRYPSNDLNQIPLRADPILVQAHGKRILIESGMGNDRLTEKQKRNFGLEEESQVVDSLTAKGLTPADIDIVIMTHMHYDHANGLVSIRDGQLVSTFPQAVIYVQEQEWAEMREPNIRSKNTYWEENWRPIEIQVKTYGASHEVVPGITLHHTGGHSQGHAIVRMETEGQLLLHLADIMPTHAHQNPLWVMAYDDYPMTSIFAKEEWINNGIKQGAWFTFYHDSVYRAVKWNEQGEMIDRIEVVL; from the coding sequence ATGGTAGGGAACGAATGGCAGGTAGGTCAGTTTCAATTGTCTTGGCTGAGAGGTGGACTCACGAAGCTGGACGGGGGCGCAATGTTTGGTGTGGTGCCCAAGCCGCTCTGGAGCAAAAGATATCCATCTAATGATCTCAATCAAATCCCTTTGCGTGCTGACCCAATCCTGGTACAGGCTCATGGCAAACGTATTTTGATTGAATCGGGTATGGGAAATGATCGGCTAACGGAAAAACAGAAGCGCAATTTTGGATTGGAGGAAGAGTCTCAAGTCGTGGACTCCCTCACTGCGAAAGGGTTGACTCCTGCCGATATTGATATCGTCATCATGACGCATATGCACTACGATCATGCCAACGGACTTGTCTCTATCCGTGATGGACAACTTGTTTCTACGTTTCCACAAGCTGTCATCTACGTGCAGGAGCAGGAATGGGCGGAGATGAGAGAGCCGAATATTCGCTCGAAGAATACATATTGGGAAGAGAACTGGCGTCCGATTGAGATTCAGGTGAAGACGTACGGAGCTTCGCACGAAGTTGTGCCAGGAATCACGCTTCATCATACAGGTGGTCACAGCCAGGGACATGCTATCGTCCGGATGGAGACAGAGGGGCAGCTGCTTTTGCATCTAGCTGACATCATGCCTACACACGCCCATCAAAATCCATTATGGGTGATGGCGTACGACGACTACCCGATGACATCCATCTTTGCAAAAGAAGAATGGATCAACAACGGGATCAAACAAGGCGCTTGGTTCACGTTCTACCACGATAGCGTTTACCGCGCAGTGAAATGGAACGAACAGGGAGAAATGATTGATCGTATAGAAGTTGTTTTGTAA
- a CDS encoding MDR family MFS transporter, which translates to MSWIKMRLQEFHPIVWSLVVGTVFVRAASSMSMPFLFLYLSNQTDMSLAMIGLTIGAGPLAGTIGGFIAGAWSDRIGRRRVMLGALYVWTFVFVGFALSKDPWILLLLNIAGGLCRSFYEPVSQALMADVTPPEKRLRVFGIRYMAINVGVAVGPIAGVVLAKSSVALPFLMTAVIYLIYVISLQGLLNKFGIKQIEGQKKEVVTFGRAFSVVVNDKAFRLYMLAGVLGAIGYSQMSSTLAKFAEMTVVNGTELFAILMTVNAIVVIVMQLPLTNWAEKKTPLTAIVVGNAMYAVGDVGYAFANSWLIFIVAMVFFTIGEILTFTAGDVLIDRMAPESMRGSYYGAKSFSNLGQFIGPWMGGMLLAHYGGTTLFLVVAATSMMSSAFQWAGARAFEAARGKSMNQSRVESL; encoded by the coding sequence ATGAGCTGGATCAAGATGCGTTTGCAGGAGTTTCACCCGATCGTCTGGTCATTAGTCGTCGGGACCGTGTTCGTCCGGGCCGCCAGCTCGATGAGCATGCCGTTTTTGTTTTTATACTTGTCTAATCAAACCGATATGAGCTTGGCGATGATCGGTTTGACTATTGGAGCAGGACCGCTCGCGGGTACAATCGGAGGCTTTATTGCGGGAGCGTGGTCGGACAGAATTGGGCGCAGGCGAGTGATGCTAGGTGCATTGTACGTGTGGACGTTCGTGTTCGTTGGGTTTGCGCTTAGTAAAGACCCGTGGATACTGCTTTTGCTCAATATAGCAGGGGGACTCTGTCGATCCTTCTACGAACCGGTCTCCCAGGCGCTGATGGCAGATGTAACGCCACCAGAGAAGCGGCTTCGTGTGTTCGGTATTCGCTACATGGCGATTAATGTGGGGGTAGCGGTAGGGCCTATCGCAGGGGTAGTCCTCGCGAAAAGCTCTGTCGCTCTACCTTTCCTGATGACAGCAGTGATTTATCTCATCTATGTGATTAGCTTGCAAGGATTATTGAACAAGTTTGGCATTAAGCAAATTGAAGGTCAAAAGAAAGAAGTCGTTACATTCGGCCGTGCATTCAGTGTTGTGGTGAACGACAAGGCATTTCGCTTGTACATGCTCGCTGGTGTTTTAGGAGCGATTGGCTACTCGCAGATGTCTTCTACACTGGCAAAATTCGCAGAAATGACAGTCGTGAATGGAACAGAGCTGTTTGCCATCCTGATGACAGTCAATGCGATTGTCGTCATTGTGATGCAGCTTCCATTGACGAACTGGGCAGAAAAAAAGACGCCTCTCACCGCGATTGTGGTGGGAAACGCCATGTATGCGGTTGGTGACGTAGGTTATGCATTTGCCAATTCGTGGCTGATATTCATTGTGGCAATGGTATTTTTCACAATTGGTGAAATCCTTACGTTTACAGCAGGAGACGTCCTGATCGACCGAATGGCGCCAGAGAGTATGCGCGGCAGCTATTACGGTGCAAAAAGCTTCAGCAACCTTGGCCAGTTCATCGGTCCGTGGATGGGTGGAATGCTGTTGGCACACTACGGAGGCACGACCTTGTTCCTGGTGGTAGCAGCTACCTCGATGATGAGCAGTGCATTCCAATGGGCGGGTGCTCGTGCCTTTGAGGCAGCCCGAGGCAAGTCCATGAATCAATCGAGGGTTGAATCACTCTAA
- a CDS encoding GDSL-type esterase/lipase family protein, with translation MRTSGQFLWRTAGLLSFLSFLIFATGFVLAMNPQQLAPSTATPPAQKEQPPSPLPEKGVHKVVALGDSLTRGAGDANGQGYVGLVRQALEKKSGQSITFTNLAINGQESSELLKQMSQEQVKKLLAEADLILFTIGGNDLFRQTGGLYTIEKEKVTTAVKQLAVNYEEILKQIRSVNKTATIVYTSLYNPFGNTEASADTIGPVLDWNNQASQIASRYPQVFVVPTYDLFLRKEQNYLYTDHFHPNADGYKRMADRILQALE, from the coding sequence ATGCGCACATCCGGCCAATTTCTTTGGCGCACGGCAGGTCTCTTGTCTTTTCTCTCATTTCTCATATTTGCGACAGGATTTGTCCTCGCGATGAATCCGCAGCAGTTGGCACCATCCACAGCAACCCCACCTGCGCAAAAAGAGCAGCCACCCTCGCCTTTACCAGAAAAGGGTGTCCACAAAGTAGTCGCACTAGGGGATTCCCTCACGCGCGGTGCCGGAGACGCAAACGGGCAAGGCTATGTCGGACTCGTTCGCCAAGCATTGGAGAAAAAATCCGGCCAATCTATTACATTCACCAACCTTGCGATTAATGGACAGGAATCATCTGAACTGCTCAAACAAATGTCCCAGGAGCAAGTAAAGAAGCTGCTCGCTGAAGCCGATCTGATTCTATTTACCATCGGTGGCAATGACTTGTTCAGGCAGACAGGCGGGCTGTATACCATTGAAAAAGAAAAAGTGACCACAGCTGTTAAGCAGCTTGCGGTCAACTATGAAGAGATTCTCAAACAGATTCGCAGCGTCAACAAGACGGCGACAATCGTCTATACTTCCCTGTACAATCCTTTTGGCAATACGGAAGCATCCGCCGACACCATTGGGCCCGTGCTCGACTGGAACAATCAGGCCTCCCAAATCGCCTCACGGTACCCGCAAGTATTCGTGGTGCCGACCTACGACTTGTTCTTGCGCAAGGAACAAAACTACTTGTATACAGACCACTTCCACCCGAATGCTGATGGCTATAAACGGATGGCGGATCGTATTTTGCAAGCCTTAGAGTGA
- a CDS encoding ABC transporter ATP-binding protein has translation MAETVLSVKGLKKAIGKKPIIHDITFDVFAGEVFGFLGPNGAGKTTTIRMLVGLAKADGGDIRIGGISLQEKFPQAIAQVGCIVENPELYKFLTGRENLEQFARMSGGITPERIEEIVRFVDLERAIDDKVKTYSLGMRQRLGIAQALLHRPKILILDEPTNGLDPAGIRELRQFIRKLAEEEGLAVFISSHLLSEIEMMCDRVAIISQGKVISVGLVKELMEQFADQVDWTIPSSHIQKAEEVLRKLPVVTDVWVVSEERLKSRMDIEKVSEANQALVNGGIPVMGIATKTVTLEDLFLTLTGGGGSHGAEHGGARTE, from the coding sequence TTGGCCGAAACGGTCCTCTCAGTAAAAGGATTGAAAAAAGCGATTGGCAAAAAGCCGATCATTCATGATATTACGTTTGACGTGTTCGCCGGAGAGGTATTTGGATTTCTCGGGCCGAATGGCGCAGGCAAAACCACCACGATCCGCATGCTCGTTGGATTGGCAAAAGCGGATGGGGGAGATATTCGCATTGGAGGGATCTCTCTTCAGGAAAAGTTTCCGCAAGCGATTGCGCAGGTTGGTTGTATCGTCGAAAACCCGGAGCTGTACAAATTTTTGACGGGCAGAGAAAATTTGGAGCAGTTTGCGAGAATGAGCGGCGGCATTACGCCTGAGCGTATTGAGGAAATCGTCCGCTTTGTTGATTTGGAGCGGGCAATTGATGATAAGGTGAAAACGTACTCGCTCGGAATGAGGCAGCGTCTGGGGATCGCGCAGGCACTTTTACACCGTCCGAAAATATTGATCCTGGACGAACCGACGAACGGTTTGGACCCGGCGGGGATCCGCGAGTTGCGCCAATTTATTCGCAAGCTTGCTGAAGAAGAAGGGCTCGCTGTCTTCATTTCGAGTCATCTTCTCAGTGAAATCGAGATGATGTGCGACCGGGTAGCGATTATCAGCCAAGGGAAGGTCATTTCGGTTGGATTAGTCAAAGAACTGATGGAGCAGTTTGCTGATCAGGTCGATTGGACAATTCCGTCTTCCCATATACAAAAGGCCGAGGAAGTCCTGCGAAAACTGCCAGTAGTGACAGATGTGTGGGTGGTCAGTGAAGAGCGACTGAAATCACGCATGGACATAGAAAAAGTGAGCGAGGCTAATCAGGCGCTGGTCAATGGCGGCATACCTGTGATGGGGATTGCGACGAAGACGGTTACACTGGAAGACCTGTTCCTTACATTGACGGGAGGAGGGGGAAGTCATGGAGCAGAGCATGGTGGGGCTCGTACAGAATGA
- a CDS encoding ABC transporter permease, whose translation MEQSMVGLVQNETIKLLRRRRFLVVVLILAILIPIFTYAQYRSVVTAQERMGTTDWRPLLTQQIVDMQNRLASSRLPEEWRDFIKVRIAQQQYYLDHDINPMAPGGPTFARGFMDQAISMFLPMIIVVLAVDLVSSEFSEGTVKLLLTRPVRRWKVLTSKYITLLLFTSLTVLTTLILAYLLSGVVFGYSGWDLPILTGFEVSGGELETSGAFMLPQWQFLLMQYGLGWFVCVVVATVTLMVSVLVRSAAAGMGIMMAALISGTILTQMASSWESSKYLFVVNLQLTNYLNGTLPPIKGMTLPFSLTVLSVWAIAALIIAYATFIRRDVTS comes from the coding sequence ATGGAGCAGAGCATGGTGGGGCTCGTACAGAATGAAACCATAAAATTGCTGCGTCGGCGCCGTTTTCTCGTCGTCGTACTGATCTTGGCGATTCTGATCCCGATTTTTACATACGCGCAGTACCGCTCGGTTGTCACTGCACAAGAACGAATGGGGACAACCGACTGGCGTCCGCTATTAACCCAACAAATCGTCGATATGCAAAACCGGCTGGCATCAAGCCGACTTCCCGAAGAGTGGCGGGATTTTATCAAGGTCAGGATCGCACAGCAGCAATATTACTTAGATCACGACATAAACCCGATGGCGCCAGGTGGACCTACTTTCGCCCGTGGCTTTATGGATCAAGCCATTTCGATGTTTTTGCCGATGATTATCGTCGTACTCGCGGTTGACCTCGTATCTTCTGAGTTTAGCGAGGGGACGGTCAAGCTGCTATTGACGCGACCCGTACGGCGATGGAAGGTGCTGACCAGCAAATACATCACCCTGCTGCTGTTTACCTCTCTCACGGTTCTCACGACGCTGATTCTTGCTTATTTGCTCTCTGGGGTCGTGTTTGGCTATTCGGGTTGGGATCTGCCCATTTTGACTGGCTTTGAAGTATCGGGAGGAGAGCTCGAGACTTCAGGTGCATTCATGCTGCCACAATGGCAATTTTTGCTGATGCAGTACGGGCTAGGCTGGTTCGTCTGCGTCGTGGTTGCAACGGTAACACTCATGGTCTCTGTTTTGGTTCGGAGTGCGGCTGCGGGGATGGGAATCATGATGGCAGCGTTAATTAGCGGAACGATCCTGACGCAGATGGCATCCTCCTGGGAATCGTCCAAATACTTGTTTGTGGTAAATTTGCAGCTTACGAATTATCTCAATGGAACACTGCCTCCGATTAAGGGAATGACGCTGCCGTTCTCATTGACCGTGTTGAGTGTATGGGCGATCGCAGCGCTGATCATTGCGTACGCGACCTTTATCCGTAGAGATGTTACATCCTAA
- a CDS encoding small multi-drug export protein: protein MDVLWKAGSVTLSGMFELWAAIPVGFMLQLPPVLIGIFSAVGAIISAGAVIFVGGSLRTWLLKRVEKRSNRQGRMWQIWDKYGVVGLGLASPLLTGAPLGAAIGISLGAPTKKLMLWMSVGIIIWSALLTAGVAFGLLQFMVPEGK from the coding sequence ATGGATGTATTATGGAAAGCAGGCTCTGTGACACTATCTGGCATGTTTGAGCTGTGGGCAGCGATCCCTGTAGGTTTTATGTTGCAGCTACCACCAGTCCTGATCGGAATATTTAGTGCGGTGGGTGCGATTATCAGCGCAGGTGCTGTTATTTTTGTGGGAGGTTCTTTGCGTACCTGGCTTTTAAAGCGAGTAGAGAAACGGAGCAATCGTCAGGGGCGTATGTGGCAGATATGGGATAAATACGGAGTGGTCGGTCTTGGTCTCGCTTCGCCGCTTTTAACGGGAGCCCCGCTGGGAGCTGCCATCGGTATTTCGCTGGGAGCACCTACGAAAAAGCTTATGTTGTGGATGTCAGTGGGCATCATTATCTGGAGTGCGTTATTGACAGCAGGAGTGGCTTTTGGTCTTTTGCAATTCATGGTACCAGAAGGGAAATAG
- a CDS encoding GNAT family N-acetyltransferase: MRIRLIPTTRDNWQDALRLQVQDEQQRFVPSVAVSLAKVHIRPDGDNCTYEPFCLYEADEIVGFVMITYDASTDWCYWFNGFLIDHQHQGKGYGRAALAAIVDTVRSRFPQSRFVNLTVCPDNAGARHLYSQSGFEETGDVYDGEIVYRLGL, from the coding sequence ATTCGTATTCGATTGATTCCGACAACCAGAGATAACTGGCAAGATGCATTACGCTTGCAGGTACAAGATGAGCAGCAGCGCTTTGTCCCGTCTGTTGCCGTTTCATTGGCGAAGGTCCATATCCGTCCTGATGGTGACAACTGCACCTATGAACCATTCTGTTTGTATGAAGCTGATGAAATAGTTGGGTTCGTCATGATTACCTATGATGCCTCAACAGATTGGTGTTACTGGTTCAACGGTTTTTTGATCGATCACCAGCATCAAGGCAAAGGATATGGCAGGGCAGCTCTCGCAGCGATAGTGGATACGGTACGGAGCCGTTTCCCGCAAAGCCGATTTGTCAACCTAACCGTATGCCCGGACAATGCAGGTGCAAGACATTTATACAGTCAATCTGGTTTTGAAGAAACTGGCGACGTATATGACGGAGAGATTGTCTATAGACTCGGATTATAA
- a CDS encoding DUF2573 family protein, with translation MDEKKEALVPELEDLVHKFTELLTGEATPERVEMVKVWCLYTTMAKAMPPLIQHWGSEPEHMEARNQIREIIEQIKQWNQEKNQKH, from the coding sequence ATGGACGAGAAAAAAGAAGCGTTGGTCCCTGAACTGGAGGATCTAGTTCATAAATTTACAGAGCTGTTGACAGGAGAAGCGACTCCTGAGCGCGTAGAAATGGTAAAAGTATGGTGCCTATACACGACAATGGCAAAAGCGATGCCGCCGCTGATTCAGCATTGGGGAAGCGAGCCTGAGCATATGGAAGCACGGAATCAAATTCGGGAAATCATTGAGCAGATCAAGCAATGGAATCAGGAGAAAAATCAAAAGCATTAA
- a CDS encoding DUF1835 domain-containing protein, with the protein MDKFHICFGLSAYGTLRSVFRKQNLLQTESIICIEDDFSFETIDITAFSVNCDYKVRNIDGNEVSYVLKSVGALPPKLVMDAYQVKKNMPANRVHELIKQGLLQYQGELMPLRRLEIRLT; encoded by the coding sequence ATGGACAAATTTCACATCTGCTTCGGCCTATCTGCCTACGGTACACTTCGATCCGTCTTCCGCAAACAGAATCTACTACAAACAGAAAGCATCATCTGTATCGAGGATGATTTTTCATTCGAAACAATCGACATAACGGCATTTAGTGTGAATTGCGATTACAAAGTAAGAAATATAGACGGCAACGAGGTATCTTATGTATTGAAAAGCGTAGGTGCCCTCCCTCCTAAATTGGTAATGGATGCTTATCAGGTGAAAAAGAATATGCCTGCGAACCGAGTTCATGAGCTGATCAAGCAGGGGCTGCTACAGTACCAAGGAGAGTTGATGCCTCTACGCCGGTTAGAGATTCGATTAACGTAA
- a CDS encoding RNA polymerase sigma factor: MQSDAEIIQRILQGDIEAYRDLIQRYQHMIYVFIYKMVNNRSDAEDLTQEVFVKAYEKLSTFRGDSQFSSWLHTLARNKSIDFLRRRKYHDSDEQLAYVPSNTRDESPQESLMTKEQRREIQEAFALLSDSYREVIVLRCTHEYPFEKIATLLGIAESTARVRYLRARQELAKLLSRKEGGLVHELPGI, encoded by the coding sequence ATGCAATCCGACGCCGAAATCATTCAGCGGATTCTTCAAGGCGACATCGAAGCGTATCGCGACCTCATCCAGCGATATCAGCATATGATCTATGTTTTCATTTACAAAATGGTAAACAATCGCTCTGATGCAGAGGATCTCACTCAGGAAGTATTTGTAAAAGCGTATGAAAAATTGTCCACATTCCGCGGGGACAGCCAATTTTCTTCTTGGTTACATACGCTTGCCCGAAATAAGAGCATCGACTTCTTGCGTCGCCGAAAGTATCATGACTCGGATGAACAATTGGCCTATGTGCCATCCAATACACGTGACGAATCCCCTCAGGAATCGCTCATGACAAAAGAGCAACGTCGAGAAATTCAGGAGGCCTTTGCCTTACTGTCAGATTCCTATCGAGAAGTGATCGTCCTTCGCTGTACGCACGAATATCCGTTTGAAAAAATAGCTACACTCCTCGGCATCGCCGAATCTACTGCTCGCGTCCGTTACTTGCGTGCTCGTCAGGAACTCGCAAAATTGTTATCCCGCAAGGAAGGGGGGCTCGTACATGAACTGCCAGGCATTTAG
- a CDS encoding DNA repair helicase XPB, translating into MSYRPDLPLIVQSDRTILLETQHPLFLEARQAISGFTELIKNPEYIHTYRITPLSLWNAAASGLTSQEVTDVLGSYSKYGVPPTIVKEIEDTMRKYGLFRLERIGDQLVLMSEDPLLLAEVTSYKSIAALFESEFVIKSYARGLIKQELIKLGFPVQDLAGYTEGESCAVSLRETTSQGRAFSLRSYQKEAVDAFYSGGAVTGGSGVLVLPCGAGKTVIGLGAICQLQTATLILTTNTTSVRQWIAELLDKTGLDPNMVGEYTGDNKEVKPITVATYQILTYRPTAEDDFPHLKLFSERDWGLIIYDEVHLLPAPIFRVTSGIQATRRLGLTATLVREDGREEDVFTLIGPKKYEVPWKVMEEQGWIAEAHCREIRLPFEPKWREAYAHATARQKFRIAAENPKKLEVVRELLERHAHDRVLIIGQYIDQLEQMATALQLPLITGKVPDKERELLYTQFKKGEITRLIVSKVANFAVDLPDANVAIQISGTYGSRQEEAQRLGRILRPKTDNNTAHFYTLVTRDTREQEFSLHRQLFLVEQGYPYDIIEMETLV; encoded by the coding sequence TTGTCGTACCGTCCAGACCTGCCCTTGATCGTTCAAAGCGATCGGACGATATTGTTGGAAACACAGCACCCTTTATTTCTCGAGGCCAGACAAGCTATCAGCGGTTTTACGGAGCTAATCAAAAACCCAGAATACATCCATACCTATCGGATCACCCCTTTATCGCTTTGGAATGCGGCTGCATCTGGTCTTACATCACAAGAGGTAACAGACGTGCTTGGCAGCTACAGCAAGTACGGTGTCCCCCCTACCATCGTCAAAGAAATAGAAGATACGATGCGAAAATACGGCTTGTTTCGTTTGGAACGCATTGGCGATCAACTCGTATTAATGAGTGAAGACCCGCTTCTTTTAGCAGAGGTGACCAGTTATAAATCAATCGCTGCTCTTTTTGAGAGTGAATTTGTCATCAAAAGTTATGCGCGCGGACTGATCAAACAAGAGCTGATCAAGCTCGGCTTTCCTGTTCAAGATTTGGCGGGCTATACAGAAGGCGAATCCTGTGCAGTCAGCTTGCGGGAAACGACATCCCAAGGCAGAGCATTCTCTTTGCGTTCTTATCAAAAAGAAGCTGTCGATGCCTTCTATTCTGGTGGAGCTGTAACGGGGGGAAGCGGCGTTCTCGTCCTGCCCTGTGGTGCTGGAAAAACAGTCATTGGACTTGGGGCCATTTGCCAATTGCAAACAGCCACCCTTATTTTGACCACAAATACGACATCGGTTCGCCAGTGGATCGCAGAGCTCTTGGACAAAACAGGTCTTGATCCAAATATGGTCGGGGAATACACTGGTGACAACAAAGAAGTCAAGCCAATAACTGTGGCGACTTATCAAATTCTTACATACCGCCCCACCGCCGAAGATGATTTTCCTCATCTGAAACTCTTTTCAGAGCGCGATTGGGGGCTTATTATTTACGATGAGGTGCATTTGTTGCCCGCACCTATCTTTCGTGTTACTTCTGGGATTCAAGCCACTCGCAGACTTGGGCTGACGGCTACTCTTGTTCGGGAAGACGGGCGGGAGGAAGATGTTTTCACGCTGATTGGTCCAAAAAAGTACGAGGTTCCATGGAAAGTCATGGAAGAGCAAGGCTGGATCGCGGAAGCGCATTGCCGAGAAATTCGGCTCCCCTTTGAGCCGAAGTGGCGGGAGGCTTATGCACATGCAACCGCTCGTCAAAAGTTTCGCATTGCGGCAGAAAATCCAAAAAAACTGGAGGTCGTCCGCGAGCTATTGGAGAGGCACGCCCACGATCGTGTTTTGATCATCGGGCAATATATCGATCAGCTTGAGCAGATGGCAACGGCCCTCCAACTGCCACTCATTACAGGAAAAGTACCGGACAAAGAACGTGAGCTTTTATACACGCAGTTTAAAAAAGGGGAAATTACACGCCTGATCGTATCCAAGGTAGCCAATTTTGCGGTCGATTTGCCGGATGCAAACGTCGCGATCCAAATTTCCGGGACGTATGGTTCCAGACAAGAAGAGGCACAGCGCCTGGGACGTATCTTAAGGCCCAAAACAGACAACAACACCGCCCATTTTTATACATTGGTAACACGAGACACGAGAGAGCAGGAGTTTTCGCTCCATCGCCAGCTTTTTCTGGTCGAACAAGGCTATCCATACGATATTATAGAAATGGAAACGCTGGTCTGA
- a CDS encoding hemolysin family protein translates to MAIWGSLFNLILVMILVLLNGFFVATEFAIVKVRESRIAQLAAEGNKRAVDVERVLRNLDAYLSACQLGITLASLGLGWLGEPAIAHLLHPVFRYFHLNETVVTSISFIIAFSVITFLHIVLGELAPKTLAIQYSEKVVLAVAKPIQLFYKIMYPFIQMLNWAASRFLALFHISLEPHQEAHTEEEIRILVNESHKSGLIDQTELMLVDNIFDFSETMAREIMVPRTDMVVLNLRDPFDENVKHVQNGRFTRYPVVDGDKDHVVGSLHIKDMLTGLLEGESNDLQTFMRPILTVPETISISRLLTMLQKQRGQMAIIIDEYGGTAGLVTLEDIMEEIVGDIQDEFDDERPEVERSDGMLSLDGRMLLEEVGDYLEIELESSDVDTLAGWIYMQIDHPPRVGDRVKEGKYEFVVGEVDHYRITRVYVKKVGKAEEEISST, encoded by the coding sequence ATGGCAATTTGGGGAAGCTTGTTTAATTTGATCTTGGTCATGATCCTCGTACTCCTGAACGGGTTCTTTGTTGCGACTGAATTCGCGATTGTAAAAGTAAGGGAATCAAGAATTGCCCAGCTCGCGGCGGAAGGAAACAAGCGTGCTGTTGACGTCGAGAGGGTCCTGCGCAATTTGGATGCCTACCTCTCCGCGTGCCAACTCGGGATTACGCTGGCTTCATTAGGACTCGGTTGGCTGGGCGAGCCTGCCATCGCGCATCTCTTGCATCCGGTTTTTCGTTATTTCCATTTAAATGAAACGGTTGTTACCAGTATTTCCTTTATTATCGCTTTTTCGGTGATTACGTTTTTGCATATCGTGCTGGGGGAGCTGGCTCCCAAGACACTGGCTATTCAATACTCCGAAAAGGTTGTACTCGCGGTAGCTAAACCGATCCAACTCTTTTACAAAATCATGTATCCCTTTATTCAAATGCTGAACTGGGCCGCGAGTCGTTTTCTTGCGCTTTTTCATATATCCTTGGAGCCGCATCAGGAAGCACATACAGAAGAAGAGATTCGCATTCTTGTCAATGAAAGTCACAAAAGCGGCTTGATTGATCAAACCGAACTGATGCTGGTCGATAATATTTTTGATTTCTCGGAGACGATGGCAAGAGAAATCATGGTTCCGCGTACGGATATGGTTGTGTTGAACCTGCGCGACCCCTTTGACGAAAACGTCAAGCATGTCCAAAACGGACGGTTTACCCGCTATCCAGTAGTGGATGGTGACAAGGACCATGTAGTAGGCAGCTTGCACATCAAGGATATGCTGACAGGGCTTTTGGAAGGAGAGAGCAATGACCTTCAGACCTTCATGCGTCCTATTTTGACTGTACCGGAGACGATCTCAATCAGCCGGTTGTTGACTATGCTGCAAAAACAACGAGGACAAATGGCGATTATCATTGACGAGTATGGGGGCACTGCCGGACTGGTGACCCTTGAAGATATAATGGAAGAAATTGTCGGAGACATTCAAGACGAGTTCGACGACGAGCGCCCAGAGGTGGAGCGCAGTGACGGTATGCTGTCATTAGACGGGCGTATGTTATTGGAAGAAGTGGGCGATTATCTGGAGATTGAATTGGAGTCAAGCGATGTAGATACGCTAGCAGGCTGGATTTACATGCAGATTGACCACCCGCCGCGCGTGGGAGATCGGGTAAAAGAGGGAAAGTACGAATTTGTCGTAGGAGAGGTCGACCATTACAGAATCACCAGGGTCTATGTAAAGAAAGTCGGCAAAGCAGAGGAAGAAATCAGTTCTACGTAA